gggccacccccaggtggtaagggtaggtaacaatacaTCCTTCACGCTGATCCTCACACAGGGAACCCTCAggtgtgtgtgctcagtcccctcctgtacaccctgttcactcatgactgcatggccaggtacgactccaacaccatcatcaagtttgccgatgacacaacagtggtaggcctgatcaccgacaacgacaagacagcctatagggaggaggtcagagaactggccgtgtggtgccaggacaacaacctctccctcaacgtgatcaagacaaggagatgattgtggactacaggaaaaagaggaccaagcacacccctattctcattgacggggctgcagtggagcaggttgagagcttcaagttccttggtgtccacatcaccaacaaactaacatggtccaagcacaccaagacaggcgtgaggagggcacgacaaaacctattccccctcaggagactgaaaagattttgcatgggtcctcagatcctcaaaaggttctacagctgcaccactggttgcatcactgcctggtacggcaactgctcggcctccaactcTCTCAAGTCTCGCTATTGAtactttactgctgctctttaattacttgttacttttatttcttattcttatctggaTTTTTtaacagcattgttggttaagggctcaagtaagcatttcactgtaaggtctacacctgttgtattcggcacatgagacaaaaacaatttgatttgatttgatttcatatgtacagttgaagtcggaagtttacatacatcttagccaaatacatttaaactctgttttcacaatacctgacatttaatcctagtaaaaattccctgtcttaggtcagttaggatcaccactttgttttaagaatgtgaaatgtcagaataatagtagagaaaaggatttatttcagcttttatttatttcatcacattcccagtgggtcagaagtttacactcaattagaattttgtagcattgccattaatttgtttaacttgggtctaaaaacctgactccgtttcgggtagccttccacaagcttcccaaaataagttgggtgaattttggctcattcctcctgacagagctggtgtaactgtgtcaggtttgtaggcctccttaattgcacacgctttttcagttctgcccacagattttctatgggattgaggtcagggctttgtgatggccactccaataccttgactttgttgtcctttagccatttttccacaactttggaagtatgcttgggtcattgttcatttggaagaccatttgcgaccaagctttaactgatgtcttgagatgttgcttcaatatatccacaatatatCCTCATGatatcatctattttgtgaagtgcaccagtccctcctgcagcaaagcacccccacaaaatgatgctgccacctccgtgcttcacggttgggatggtgtgctttaacttgcaagcctccccctctttcctccaaacatttttgtttcatcagaccagaggacatttctccaaaaagtacaatctttgtccccatgtgcagttgcaaaccgtagtctggcttttttatggcggttttggagcagtggcttcttccttgctgagcggcctttcaggttatgtcgatataggacttgtttaactgtggatatagatacatttctacctgtttcctccagcatcttcacaaggtcctttgctgttgttctaggattgatttgcacttttcgcaccaaagtgcattcatctctaggagacagaacgcgtctccttcctgagcggtatgatgactgcatggtcccatggtgtttatacttgcgtacaattgtttgtgcagatgaacgtggtaccttcaggtgtttggaatttgcttccaaggatgaaccagacttgtggaggtctataattttatttctgaggtcttggctgatttctttagattttcccatgatgtcaagcaaagaggcactgagtttggaggtaagccatgaaatacatccacaggtacacctccaattgactcaaatgatgtcaattagcctatcagaagcttctcaagccatgacatcattttctggaatttcccaggctgtttaaaggcacagtcaacttagtgtatgtaaaccttctgacccactggaattgtgatacagtgaattataagtgaaataatctgtctgtaaacaattgttaggaaaatgacttgtgtcatgcacaaagtagattccctaaccgacttgccaaaactatagtttgttaacaagaattttgtggagtggttgaaaagcgagttttaatgactccatcttaagtgtatgtaaacttccgacttcaactatgtattctgtattctagactaggccaacctattcaactattgctgtacataCACTATTCTATCCTACGTattcagatatactacatattcaatccacatactgtccataatacatatatacatatacatccaCATATATGTCTCATCACACAAAAACACATCTATAATTTtgaattccattcttttacttttagattcttgtgtattgttagatactactgcagtgttggagctaggagcacaagcatttctctacaccctCAATAAAATCTAAGATAGGCAATCCCAAAAAATAACTCATTATTGATGATAGGTGCTAACGTGAACACAGAAGGACCACTAGAGGGTCTCAGTGAGGTTTTCCACATTTCCCCATTCTCCTCTAGAACCTTAGAACGATCCACGTAGAAAGTGCCATATTGACCCCATTCCTGATTCCAATTGGACCATTCATTTTAGATGGACATGTGCTTGTTTATGAGTAGACTGGCAGAGAAGTTAAAGACAGAGAGCCAGGGAGGGGACAGAACTAGAATGACACCCCAGCATCAAGAGCCTTGGAGGTCAGTTGTTTTTCCTAAGAATGGTCAAGCTCAAGGCAACACACTTGAAGGAAATAAGAGACAAAGAAAacagaggcttcactacagacctgggttcgatcccacgctgtgtcacagctggccgtgaccgggagatgacgcacaatttgcccagcgacatctggattaggggagggtttggtcggccgGGATGTcgttgtcccatcgcgctctagcgactccttgtggcgggccgggcgcctgcaagctgacctcGGTCGCCAGTGGTATGGTGTTTCTTCCCacacattggtgaggctggcttttgggttaagcgagcagtgtgtcaagaagcagtgcggcttggcagggttgagtttcggaggatgcatggctcttgaccttcgcctctcccgagtccgtatgcgAGTTGCagggatgggacaagactgtaactaccaattggggtgAAAAAAGGCTAAAagtataataaataaaaatacaaataatacaaatgtaaaaataaataaaaaatataagtCTCTTCTTTAAGACAAGGTTGCAGTCCTATTTCCTGACCCCCACGTACCTGTGACCCTGGATGTTCTTCACAGCATGCTCAGTCCAGTGTGATCCTCTCAGGCAGTAACACTACAACAGGGTCACAATTGTCAGGATCTACCTCAGTGGTCAGGTGGGCCTTGAACTTCTCTGCCCTCTTCTGCAGGGTGCCGTCCACCCCAGGCCCACTGGCAAACTGGAAGAAGTCCTGACGGAGAGAAGGGAAATGGAGAGCAAGTTAGACACGAGTCACACCGTAACAAACGCTGGCCGTGTGCAGCAGATTCAACATGTAGAATTATCAGGAATTTAATAGAAAATTACAGACTGTGTTCTGTGGTCAGATGTGATAGGATGGCCACCTGCTGCTTTTAACCAATTTACGGTGCGGTCTGTTTTGTCTTCTAGAACTGGGGAAGATATTCTATAATACAGACATCAGTAATGATGGGGTTTCATTGATGCCAGCTCACCTGTAACGTGGAGGTGAGGTAGTTGTCCTGAGACACAATGTCCACAGAGAAGTCTGTAGGTATCTCTCCTAGCTGCTGGTAGAGCACAGCGATGAGGCCCAGGTATAGATCCGGGCTCTCACTACGACACAGCAGGGCCAGCAGATGCTTCCCGTGCTCAAAGCCCTCGTACGTACACGGTCCCAATGAGAAAATACACAAATGCAAACTGCAGCTCACCTGGGGAGAGGGAAAGGCatagaagagaaacagagagaggcaaTCAGAAAGACAGTTAATTTTCAACTGCTTATGAACGAACACAAAACAGTAATGTGACATATCCAGGTTATTTTACAGCTCTTAGAGCAAGGCTGTAGTTGTCAGATGTCCTATTAAATATGGTGTATAGTGGTTGAGGATAGGCGCCTGAGGCAGAAAGACATATGACTACAGCATGGTTGCAATTATGTCAATTCAAATGTCTAAGTCCCAATCTCCTTTGATATTTCGCAATCTATAACGTCTAGTCTAAGTTCCTATTCACTTTATCTTCTCCATAAATCAGTCAAATATATCACATAGATCTTACTTCCGTTTCACCTAGCTCATTgagatttctgcataaattggtaataaaatgttatctgatcttcatctaggtcacaacaatagacaaacacagtctgcttaaagcaataacacacaaataattatacgttttcatgtctttatttcaacacaccgtgtaaacattcacagtgcagggtgggaaaagtatgtgaacccttagatttaataactggttgatcctccttcggcagcaataacctcaaacaaacattttctgtagaTGCGGATCAGACATgtaggaggaattttggaccattctctttacaaaactgtttcagttccacAACAtacttgggatgtctggtgtgaactgctctattgagatcatgccacagcatctcaatcgggttgaggtcaggactctgactgggccactccagaaggcgtattttcttctgttgaaaccAATCTGTTGTTGATtttcttctgtgttttgggtcgttgtcctgttgcatcaccaaacttctgttgagcttcaattggtggacagatagcctaacattctcttgcttaaataaaggttacttaTTTATGATTTTTTATTGTTCATAaatttgggaattcatttttccgtcaatgataacaagctgtccaggccctgaggcagcaaagcagcctcaaaacatgatgctccctccaccatactttacagttgggatgaggttttgatgttggtgtgctgtgcctttttttctccacacatagtgttgtgtgttccttccaaacaactcaactgtagtttcatctgtccacagaatagtttgccagtagcgctgtggaacatccaggtgcacttttgcaaacttcagacatgcagcaatggtttgttttggacagcagtggcatCTCCCGTGgggtcctcccatgaacaccattcgtgtttagtgttttacgtatcgtagactcatcaacagagatgttaacatgttccagagatttctggaagtctttagctgacacttcAGCATTCTACACTGTGCtttttgcaggacggccactcctggGAGAGcaacaacagtgctgaactttctccatttatagacaatttgtcttattgTGGAcagatgaacatcaaggcttttagagatacttgtgtaaccctttccagctttatgcaagtcaacaattctttatcttaggtcttctgagatctcttttgttcaaggcatggttcacatcaggcaatgcttcttgtgaatagcaaagtcaaatttgttttgtgttttttaatagggtaaggcagctctaaccaacatctccaatctcgtctcattgattggactccagaaacgctgactcctgactccaattacagtggcttgcgaaagtattcacccccttggcatttttcctattttgccttacaacctggaattaaaatagattttgggggaggtttgtattatttgatttacacaacatgcctaccacattGAAGATGCAAAAAGTCAATATACTGTCAGGTGACTCACCTTttgtagcaattacagctgcaagtcacttggggtatgtttctgtaagcttggcacatctagccactgggagttttgcccattcttcaaggcaaaactgctccagctccttcaagttggatgggttccgctggtgttttgtgtgtgttcctgttttgttttgttttgtcttgttttctcaCACACCTGGTTACATCCCCTCATTACTCTACGTGTATATTATCCTCTGTTCctcccatgtctgtgtgtgacgCTTCAGGCTGGTTTTGTGCCGGGTATTGTTGTAACCCGTGGTTTTGTTATTTGTACCTATTTGTGTATTTGTGCGCTATCGCTTTTTCCCTTGGGCCGGAGTGTTGTGAAGCAGTTTGCGTCCGTCTGTTTTCCTCTGCCTGAATAAAGTGGTTCTGTTCACTCATCTCTGctttcctgcacctgacttcctaCCAGTTGCGCACACTCTGacagggatgaatacttttgcaggcACTGTAGCTTTTggagtcattagcctaggggttcacatactttttccaacctacactgtgaaagtTTAAaggatgtattcaatatagaagaaaaatacaataatttgtgtgttattagtttaagcacactatgtttgccTATTATTGTGACTTacatgaagatcagatcaaattcgATGACCAatgtatgcagaaatccaggtaattccaaagggttcacatactttttcttgccactgcaGCTCAGGTCTGGGCTATACTGAGTGATCTGGGCTGGGGTGGCTCCAGGAGGGTAGGTCTGCCTGGGGATGGGGGAGAACATCAGCTCAGTCCCATCTCTCGGCTTCATCCTGTGCAGCCTGTCCAGCTCCTCCTTCATGGCCTGACACTTTATCATTCCTAGGCAGGTTCTGTTCCTCACGGGTCTTGGTGTTTGAGCTAAAGTTATGGGATTAGGTTGTTGACGGCACACATACAACCCAGGAGAAGCTGCAACCTTGTGGCTAGCTCCTGGTTCACCCAGGCAGTTAGCGAGACACATTTGTACATCAGCTCGTACTGGTAGGGGCCCAGGAAAGGGTCCAGGTCTTGTAGGCCCACCCAGACCCAGCCCACCTCCTCTTCATTCTGGGAGGCAGAGATGTCCAGATCCTCCTCTTTGGGGTCCCAGTTGGCCAGACAGATCTCACTCTTTCAGAGGCCTTTTTTAGGGCCTGTTTCACCCCCATGGTCTGGTGCGTtggaggaacagtagtggaggaAGTGGAGGCCTGGTGGGATCATCTTCACCCCCTGGAAGCAAGACCCGACCTGCCAGCTCTTGTAGTTGATACCAAGCTCTGTGCCCTCAAGAACGCTCCATAACAACCAGGGTTGCCCCCTCCTCAAACAACCCCCATGCCACCTCAGGATTTAtcattcatccatgtttctcaaacgtcaaattttgaagatgttgcaaatgtcaagtttctaagtgtttaaggttaggtttagccATTATCTCTGAAattgtaagggttaagtttagacattaactctgaatggtaaggtaagggttaaggtttgggataggctttaaacaaaaatctcaaaaacaactttatattgCTGGATTCGAATTTACAACCTTTGGAATCAAAGGCAGATGATTatgttaggcattaactccgaatGATCCACGTAAGAGTAAAGGTTTgtgataggcttaaaacaaaactCTCAAAAGTAACCTTCTATTGCTGGATTCATACTTGCAACCTTTGAACTAAGACACAGATAGCTACATACACCTGCCATCCCTGTCCACACAGCTCTAGCAAAATCAAAACCTAATTGAAGGTAAAAACGGTCACTATTGCCCCCTAGTGACCGGCTTTCATGTATGTGAACTGACGGATGGAAGTCGAATACTGATTTGTATCCAGTGCTCAAAACCCCCTAGAGTCGATTTAGCGTAATTTAGCGTAATAgtaaaaatccccatcaaaatctgtggCCCGTTAAATTAGCGATATCAGTTTTTTGTATGGGTACCAGTGAACAAAATGAATGGAAAAATATGGAGATTGTTTAGTGCCTAAAATAAGaggttaaatacatgtaaaaatatatatatatatttgtgtccTGATCATTCTTATAtgtctcagatataggacagacttTTCCTTTAGAATGTATTTTCTTACTGCTAATCTATGTATGAAGCTGTTAGTCAacgtgtttctatgggctaatagcagtaaagccaaattcaatgtttcatcaaacaAAAATGTTTCGATACCTTAAGGAGTTCTAAAATtgtaaatcaaatagctaaatgatccttggtatgaccatatTGAAGtagacatttaaaatggttagggttaagtttatggtatggacgtcccaaggatccaaGATAGCACTAACAGTGCTACAGAGTTCATGTAAACATGACTGTGCATGTGGAATATCTTTCCCCACAGAAACAAAAACCTAAAATGAGAAACGTTCTGGAAGTTATGCAACTTGGGGAGTTTCTTGTTTTTTGTCCATTTTGTTAACGATTTCTTATAACAAGAGAACTAAACAATAGGTCTCTAGTAATGGCCCATGTTTCGATCATTACAGGAATGAACAACCAATGATGCAGTTTAAGAAACCTTTATCAGTGGGCATCTTGAATACATTTCATAGAACAACAAATGTATCTATCGGTTTCACAAAAACAATATCTGGATTGTGAGATAGCTAAGAGTTATAAAATGTGTGTGCACCAAGGTATTACAAGTAAATATCTTCACTGCATTGTAAAACCATCCTCTAACAACCATAATTAATGGGGGGAACTCAGtcgggtctcaacttactgttgagagttagaataatagaacacacaaggtgcaatttcaacatgtggttgtgcatcagcagtcactTAATTAGCCCAAGTCAGGAAACCTTTTTAGATTGGCAAGTTAGTCTAGCGGCTAGCTATCTAAATTTATAGTAAGCATGATCAGTTCGTTTTTTTTGTGGCCCCCGCCCACATCAAAGTGGCCCATCCCTGATCTATGGTGACCTATAGCTTATACATGTGGGACTGTACAGACAAGAAGTAAAAGGTCATAAACAGAGGCCTATGCCTGACATACAAACTGTCATTCTACTCTACAAATAAGCTTTTTTGAAACAAttttgataaaaaataaaaacatatttttttcaaATTATTTTGTGGGTGTGTACAAACTCTGCAGCTTCTGCCAACAGTTTATCAGTGCCCTGATGAGTCTCATCCTCTTCCTGTTCTTTCCCTTCGTCCTCTGGGCAGTCACACACAGCGCTGTTCTCTTCTGTTTCCTCACCTTAAAGAAAGCAAAGGCAAAACATTGAGGATCCGTCTCATCTCATTACATCGTCGTTGACTGATATACATAATTTATACACATTAACTATCATTATTAAAAAATGAATCGTAAGTAACAAAAAGCATTCGCCAGAACCATAGTGAAACCTAGCCCTGTCTTTAAAGCAGCCTCACCAGGTCAGTGTGCCTGCAGTTCTGTCTGATCAGCACTGCCATCATCTCCACTGGCTTCTTCATGGCCCGCTGCTCTCTGCTGCCGCGCCCGTGTTCCTGATCCCAGCCCTGACACAGGAATTGCTCCGTCATACCATGGATGGAGCGCAACACGTGCTGCAGCTGCCATAATGAAGCATGGGAAAAGAGTGAATTATTAGGCATACTGTCAAATAAGAGATACACGTTGGAAATACATTTTGTACAATGATTGTGTTGTCATCTGCAATTCACATTTTTATTTCATACATTCAAGAAATCAATCATTCATTCAATCAATCacttaaacaaacaaacaaacaaagttgTAATTGGAGTATAAGGCAAGGGGTAATTGTTTTCACAAAGGGGCATATTAGCTACATCCcctgtccatggtcctgaaactgacacacaaacaaatacacacacattttttttactatccttgtggggagcAAAAAATTGATTTCCATTCAACATCCCATTTTCACTAACCcttaaactaaccctaaccttaaccataaccccaaATCTAAAACTAATTTAAGCCTAAAATATaatttttccttgtggggacctgcAAAATGACACTGACAATTGtcattgttttactatccttgtgagaaCTCCTAGTCCCcataaggatagtaaaaccaaacacacacacacacacacacacacacacatacacacacacacacacacactacctttcCTGAGGGACAATGGTCCCTCTCTTTGGGTGTGTCAAAAGTGCCTGTCAGATTCTGTTCCAAGAAAACATACATGTCTGTTAGACAATAAAGGGATATACATGTGTTTAAAGGATATAGTATTCATAACAAATCAGTGAAGGCAGTAAAAACAAGTATTCCACTGTACAGACTTGCCCTGCATAATATTTGTGTAGGCTCAAGCTAGTGCCAGACTTATGGAATACGTTTTTCTGAAGTGTGAATTTTGCATCTGCCATTTTCCATAGTCAATATAACAGGTATAATAAATTAATAAAGACACAACTAATAGTTATGTTTGAGATAAAGCCACTTTGATCTTGTGAACAACAGTAACACACTTTCAACGATCTGATGGCCCACATACCAAATTCTGAAGTTCAACGAAGATTAGTTCTCTGTACGTGCTGAGTATATCCGTGTAGTTGCACCTGCGCTTACTGTAGGAGACACCCAACAGCAGAAACACCACGACGCTACGGAGCACAGGCCCGTTCACATACTGAAACATCAAATAGTGTGTGAGTTAACACATACCTGCCAGTCAGCTTGTTTTATTTCACATTCATTATTTGTAGATTTAATATGGAATACGTCCTGCGCGCAATGCGCGTAATTGAAAGGTTATTCTTGGGCGCGCGACATAAACTGTAAGTATTTGTCTATATTTAATCATGATCAAACTATTCAACATGCAACagttcagaacagagagaaacactaTAACATTAGTTTATCTACATGAATGGACCCCATCTCCAAGCTTTCCATTGATCTGGGACAGCACCCATCGTTACGCAAGTATGCATCACATGTCAGAAGGGAATGGCCACCTACCATTTATCATTTTCTATAGGATGATCTTCAGACAAGCAAATCCGTGTCCTCGGGAGCCAGCAGGAGCTGCGGGAGTTATTCGTGATCGGGCTGTGTACATTGTATCCAAAAGGTTAGTAGCCTATTTGGGTGTTTAAAAACGCTTTCATGGGTAAAGTCAACGTGTTGGCAAGCGGACCCAGGATGTGCAGTGATTTTTCCGAAGTTCCGTGGTTACCCAACATCGCCGAAATCCTACTGGCGTCTCTAGTTTCCCTCTCTGTCATGGGTTGCTAGCGGTGGGTTTAGGATTTCAGCAAACTCCAGTCCCATCAAGTCGAGGACAATTTCCACGATCAATCAATCACCTTTTTGGTTTCTTTCGGTTTCGTTGGAGAGATTATAGGAGCAGGGGAGCAACGTTGACAGGTTTAGGTTAGATGCTCCCCAATCAGCGGGCTAGGCTATGTACACTTTGGAGACCTTAAAATAGTTCTGTAAAACTGTCGTGCGTAATAGTATAATTATGCTGAAACTGTTGCTTTCAAACTGTTACATTACTAACCGTTGCATTCAAACTGTTCCATTCAAACTGTTACATTCAAGTCTATATACAAAGGAATGTCAAATTAATGCAAAAAAGCGTctactaaatggcatatattattattattattattattattattatatacagtggggtccCAAATGATTTGatcccttgataaagattagcaaaaaatacaaaaaataaataatacaagtactgagctatattgtatgctaaaaAAACTGACAAATTATG
The sequence above is a segment of the Oncorhynchus nerka isolate Pitt River linkage group LG20, Oner_Uvic_2.0, whole genome shotgun sequence genome. Coding sequences within it:
- the aar2 gene encoding LOW QUALITY PROTEIN: protein AAR2 homolog (The sequence of the model RefSeq protein was modified relative to this genomic sequence to represent the inferred CDS: inserted 4 bases in 2 codons; deleted 2 bases in 2 codons; substituted 1 base at 1 genomic stop codon); this translates as MINPEVAWGLFEEGATLVVMSVLEGTELGINYKSWQVGSCFQGVKMIPPGLHFLHYCSSNAPDHGGETGPKKGLXKSEICLANWDPKEEDLDISASQNEEEVGWVWVGLQDLDPFLGPYQYELMYKCVSLTAWVNQELATRLQLLLGCMCAVNNLIPXNFSSNTKTREEQNLPRNDXKCQAMKEELDRLHRMKPRDGTELMFSPIPRQTYPPGATPAQITQYSPDLSCSKHSVLKLITHKLLNLNELGELQFAFVYFLIGTVYYEGFEHGKHLLALLCRSESPDLYLGLIAVLYQQLGEIPTDFSVDIVSQDNYLTSTLQDFFQFASGPGVDGTLQKRAEKFKAHLTTEVDPDNCDPVVVLLPERITLD